TCTGGCAAGCCGTATCGGGATTACTGCCGACGGCATCAAGGACCACCTTGGGAAACTGAGGCAGGCCGGGCGGATTCGGCACGTCGGTTCGACGAAGAAGGGCCGCTGGGAGATACTGAGGACGGATGATGAGTAGAAGCTCCTTATGGCTGCTGATCCGTGAAAACCGCCTGGCCCTGGCGGGCCTGGTGGTCTTTTGCCTGTTCTTCCTCCTGGCCGTCGCCGGCTACCTCCTCACCGCCGGCAGCACGCCGGTCCTGGACCCGGCCCTGGTGCGGCTGCCGGAGCGGCTGTTGCCGCCGCTTTCCCGGCCGCATCCGGAGCTGCTGGCCCCCGGCGAGCTGCCCCGGCTGGGGATCTATCTCCTGGGCACCGACGAGCTGGGCCGGGACGTCTTGGCCCGCATGCTCCAGGGCGCCTGGGTGTCTTTGACCGTCGGCTTCGTGGCGGTGGGCATCGCGGTGGCCATCGGCGTGGTCTACGGGGGCCTGGCCGGCTACTACGGCGACCGCCGCCTGCGCCTTCTGCCCTGGCTGGGCATCTCCCTGGACAGCCTTCTCATGCGCTTTGTCGATATCATGCTCTGCTTCCCGTCCTTCTTCCTGATCCTCACCGTGGTGGCGGTGCTGCCGGCCAGCATCTACAACATCATGGTGGTGATCGGGCTCACCAGCTGGATGGGCACGGCGCTCTTCGTGCGGGCGGAATTTCTGTCGCTGCGGGAGCAGGATTTCGTCACCGCGGTGCGGGCCCTGGGGCTGTCCGACCGCCGCATCATCTTCCGTCACATGCTGCCCAACGCCCTGGGGCCGGTGCTGGTTTCGGCCACCATCGGCATCGCCAGCGCCATCCTCACCGAGGCCGGCCTGTCCTTCCTCGGTTTCGGGGTGCCGCCCCCCCACGCCACCTGGGGCAACATCCTCTCCGACGGCAAGCGCTTCCTCTTCGACGCCCCCTGGCTGACCCTCATCCCCGGGGTGGCGATCCTCATCGTCGTCCTGGCCTTCAACCTCTTTGGCGAGGGCCTGCGGGACGCCATCAACCCCAAGCTGCGGCAGCGGTGAGCGCCGGCACATTCCTCTGACCATGGCTGCATCCAAGGAAGACCGGCGCAAGGCGCGCCGCAAGGAGAAGCAGAAGGAGGCCCGCCAGCACCGGGTCGCGGCCGCGGAGAAGGAAAGGGCCTTGCTCACCTGGGAGGATGCCTGCTGGTACATGCACCAGGGGGACTTCAAACAGGCCCTCACCCTGGTCGAGGGGATGCTTCGGAAGGACCCGGACCATGTCCCGGCGTTGCAGATGCTGGTGGACCTGGGCGTGTATCTGGATCGACCGGACCTGTGGCTGCGGGCCTCCTGGCCGCTGTTTCAGCTGAAGAAGATC
The sequence above is a segment of the Thermodesulfobacteriota bacterium genome. Coding sequences within it:
- a CDS encoding ABC transporter permease, whose translation is MSRSSLWLLIRENRLALAGLVVFCLFFLLAVAGYLLTAGSTPVLDPALVRLPERLLPPLSRPHPELLAPGELPRLGIYLLGTDELGRDVLARMLQGAWVSLTVGFVAVGIAVAIGVVYGGLAGYYGDRRLRLLPWLGISLDSLLMRFVDIMLCFPSFFLILTVVAVLPASIYNIMVVIGLTSWMGTALFVRAEFLSLREQDFVTAVRALGLSDRRIIFRHMLPNALGPVLVSATIGIASAILTEAGLSFLGFGVPPPHATWGNILSDGKRFLFDAPWLTLIPGVAILIVVLAFNLFGEGLRDAINPKLRQR